Proteins encoded within one genomic window of Candidatus Omnitrophota bacterium:
- a CDS encoding WbqC family protein, producing MNISIHQPQYLPWLGYFDKIESAESFVLLDNVQFAKGSFQNRNRIRTKDGWIWLTVPVITKGHFGQALNEVEINNKVCWQHKHWQSIKINYNRAKHFKEHGPFLDAVYFKRWERLVDLNVFITKYILSYLGIERKIYFASRLKIDGNSTDRLINICKCLNADAYLSGTGAYDYIDAAKFAKEKIKLKFQDFTHPAYNQLYSPFIPYMSIMDLIFNYGQKSLSILSGKLEHEYISDRGASG from the coding sequence ATGAACATCTCTATCCATCAGCCCCAATATTTGCCCTGGCTTGGTTATTTCGACAAAATAGAGAGTGCCGAAAGCTTCGTCCTTCTGGATAACGTCCAGTTCGCCAAGGGCAGTTTCCAGAACAGGAACCGGATAAGGACGAAGGACGGCTGGATATGGCTGACCGTCCCCGTCATAACGAAAGGGCATTTCGGCCAGGCCTTAAATGAAGTCGAGATAAACAATAAGGTCTGTTGGCAGCACAAGCACTGGCAGAGCATCAAAATAAACTACAACAGGGCAAAACATTTTAAAGAGCACGGCCCGTTCCTCGACGCGGTATATTTTAAGCGATGGGAAAGGCTTGTCGACCTGAACGTCTTCATAACAAAATATATACTGAGTTACCTGGGGATCGAGCGAAAGATATATTTTGCCTCTCGCTTGAAGATCGACGGCAACAGCACCGACAGGTTGATCAATATATGCAAATGCTTGAACGCCGACGCGTACCTGTCCGGGACCGGCGCATATGATTATATAGACGCGGCAAAATTCGCCAAAGAGAAGATCAAGCTGAAATTCCAGGATTTCACGCATCCCGCGTATAACCAATTATATTCCCCGTTCATACCGTATATGTCTATAATGGACCTGATCTTTAACTACGGGCAAAAAAGCCTGTCTATACTCTCGGGAAAACTCGAACATGAATATATTAGCGATCGGGGCGCATCCGGATGA
- a CDS encoding PIG-L family deacetylase, giving the protein MNILAIGAHPDDIEFGCGGALTKYSKAGHKICLLILSRGEAGGNPGLRTKEQEEAAKLLKAKKVYWGDFPDAMIPEGQPLISFIEDILDKTNPDIVFTCYPDDIHQDHRNAGKASLAAARSIKNVLHYELPGSQGLDPDIFIDISDTLNAKIKLLRSHRSQIKKTPNHNSNILGIVRSWAAFRGTQARVKYAEGFKSHRLLLKI; this is encoded by the coding sequence ATGAATATATTAGCGATCGGGGCGCATCCGGATGACATCGAATTCGGCTGCGGCGGCGCGTTAACAAAATATTCCAAAGCCGGGCACAAGATCTGCCTTTTGATCTTAAGCAGAGGCGAGGCGGGCGGAAACCCCGGATTAAGGACGAAAGAGCAGGAGGAGGCGGCGAAACTCCTGAAGGCAAAAAAGGTATACTGGGGAGATTTCCCCGACGCGATGATCCCCGAAGGACAACCGCTTATCTCCTTTATCGAGGATATACTCGATAAAACTAACCCCGACATCGTCTTCACCTGTTATCCGGATGACATTCACCAGGACCATAGAAATGCCGGGAAAGCGAGCCTTGCGGCGGCCCGATCCATAAAAAATGTCCTCCATTACGAATTACCCGGCAGCCAGGGGCTTGACCCCGATATTTTCATAGACATAAGCGACACGCTGAACGCCAAGATAAAACTTCTAAGGTCCCACCGTTCCCAGATCAAAAAAACGCCTAACCATAATTCAAACATTTTAGGGATCGTAAGGTCCTGGGCGGCCTTCAGGGGAACTCAAGCAAGGGTAAAATACGCGGAAGGTTTCAAGTCCCACCGGCTGTTGCTAAAGATATGA
- a CDS encoding MraY family glycosyltransferase, with protein sequence MKPLILLLISFLSALILTPIAKLIARRFKILDLPNKRKIHKAPVPLLGGAVIWLSFLIAILYAGPRQSEIKGLVLGGSLVFLVGLIDDIKGLSALFRLIIQIIASAIIIKSGVCLSFLPPTLWGDMAEASLTVFWVVGITNALNFLDGLDGLATGVSAIALACFLIIGILTGQPVIIALTLAALGSCLGFLTYNLRPANIFLGDAGSNFLGFILAGFAILGDWAYNNTVALVVPVLILGVPIFDVIFTTVMRIKNGEVKNLKEWLEYTGKDHFHHRLLDMGFNPLTATVFIYFVSLAFGISAIVLLKAPLIHAILLLVQISIIFTLIAALMVVGKKATR encoded by the coding sequence ATGAAACCGCTGATCCTGTTATTGATCTCTTTTTTGAGCGCCCTTATCTTAACCCCCATTGCGAAATTAATTGCCCGACGTTTTAAGATACTGGACCTTCCGAACAAGAGAAAAATCCACAAAGCGCCTGTGCCCCTGCTGGGCGGAGCCGTGATCTGGCTCTCTTTTTTGATCGCGATTTTATATGCGGGGCCGCGGCAGAGTGAAATAAAAGGGCTGGTTTTAGGCGGAAGTTTGGTTTTTCTCGTCGGGCTGATCGACGATATAAAAGGGTTATCCGCGTTATTCAGGCTTATAATCCAGATCATAGCATCGGCGATAATCATAAAATCCGGCGTCTGCCTGTCGTTTCTTCCTCCCACTTTATGGGGCGATATGGCTGAAGCATCGCTGACGGTATTTTGGGTCGTCGGCATAACGAATGCCCTGAATTTCCTGGACGGCCTGGACGGCCTGGCGACGGGAGTCAGCGCGATAGCTTTGGCCTGTTTTTTGATAATCGGGATATTGACCGGGCAGCCGGTCATTATCGCATTGACATTGGCCGCATTAGGCAGTTGTCTGGGATTTTTAACGTATAACTTAAGGCCTGCCAATATTTTTTTAGGCGACGCCGGCAGCAACTTCCTGGGCTTTATTTTGGCCGGTTTTGCTATTTTAGGGGACTGGGCATACAATAATACGGTGGCGCTTGTTGTGCCCGTCTTGATCCTGGGTGTCCCGATCTTCGACGTGATCTTCACGACGGTCATGCGGATCAAGAACGGAGAGGTAAAAAACCTGAAGGAATGGCTGGAGTATACCGGGAAGGACCACTTCCACCATCGCCTCCTGGACATGGGTTTCAATCCTTTGACGGCAACGGTATTTATCTATTTCGTAAGCTTAGCCTTCGGGATCAGCGCAATTGTTCTATTGAAAGCTCCCTTGATTCATGCTATACTGCTCCTGGTGCAGATATCTATAATC